One window from the genome of Thermococcus sp. encodes:
- a CDS encoding S8 family serine peptidase translates to MKRFAMVVWAVFLVAIMAGSVFAAPAKHVEVKNVHQEKTYGLLTPGLFKKVQRMNWNQEVNTIIMFDNQYDKQRAIRVLRMLGAKVKYDYNIIPAVAVKIKVRNLLMIAGLIDSGFFGNAQVSGIKFIQEDYKVKVAVDTEGLDESAAQVMATNMWNLGYDGSGITIAIIDTGIDASHPDLQGKVIGWKDFVNGKSTPYDDNGHGTHVASIAAGTGAASNGKYKGMAPGAKLVGIKVLSGEGSGSVSDIIAGVDWAVENKDKYGIRVINLSLGSSQSSDGTDSLSQAVNNAWDAGIVVCVAAGNSGPDKYTIGSPAAASKVITVGAVDKNDVITDFSSRGPTADGRLKPEVVAPGNWIIAARASGTQLTDVTIGDYYVAAPGTSMATPHVAGISALILQAHPNWTPDQVKKALIETADIVKPDEIADIAYGAGRVNAYKAAHYDSYAKLTFTGYVADKGTETHQFTISGASFVTATLYWDNSKSDLDLYLYDPNGNEVDYSYTAYYGFEKVGYYNPTDGTWTIKVVSYSGSANYQVDVVSDGSLGQPGSGNNGGNNGGSEPAPQPSPQPTVDEKTFTGTVSYHDYNVHQMTVNSGATKITGDLSGSSYDDLDLYLYDPNQNLVDSSENYGSSEHVEYANPAPGTWYFVVYAYDTYYWTASYQLDVKVYYG, encoded by the coding sequence ATGAAAAGGTTTGCCATGGTTGTGTGGGCAGTCTTCCTCGTGGCAATAATGGCCGGGAGCGTCTTCGCCGCACCCGCCAAGCACGTGGAAGTCAAGAACGTTCACCAGGAGAAGACCTATGGTCTCTTAACTCCAGGCCTCTTCAAGAAGGTTCAGAGGATGAACTGGAACCAAGAGGTCAATACCATAATAATGTTCGACAACCAGTATGACAAGCAGAGGGCCATAAGGGTTCTCCGCATGCTCGGTGCCAAGGTCAAATACGACTACAACATTATCCCGGCCGTTGCGGTTAAGATTAAGGTCAGGAACCTGCTCATGATAGCGGGTCTGATAGACTCTGGCTTCTTCGGAAACGCCCAGGTTTCCGGAATAAAGTTCATCCAGGAAGACTACAAGGTTAAGGTCGCCGTTGACACCGAGGGTCTTGATGAATCGGCCGCCCAGGTCATGGCCACCAACATGTGGAACCTCGGCTACGACGGTTCCGGAATAACCATCGCCATAATTGACACCGGAATAGACGCCTCTCACCCCGACCTTCAGGGCAAGGTCATCGGCTGGAAGGACTTCGTGAACGGAAAGAGCACCCCCTATGATGACAACGGCCACGGAACCCACGTCGCCAGCATTGCAGCGGGAACCGGCGCGGCCAGCAACGGCAAGTACAAGGGCATGGCCCCTGGAGCAAAGCTCGTCGGCATAAAGGTTCTCAGCGGGGAGGGAAGTGGCAGTGTTTCTGACATCATAGCCGGTGTCGACTGGGCGGTTGAGAACAAGGACAAGTACGGGATAAGGGTCATCAACCTCTCCCTCGGCTCAAGCCAGAGCTCCGACGGAACCGACTCCCTCAGCCAGGCCGTTAACAACGCCTGGGACGCTGGAATAGTCGTCTGCGTTGCAGCAGGAAACAGCGGGCCCGACAAGTACACCATCGGCTCGCCGGCAGCTGCGAGCAAGGTCATAACCGTTGGCGCCGTCGACAAGAACGACGTCATAACCGACTTCTCCAGCAGGGGACCGACGGCTGACGGAAGACTCAAGCCCGAAGTTGTCGCTCCGGGCAACTGGATTATAGCCGCTCGTGCCAGCGGAACCCAGCTCACCGACGTTACCATCGGCGACTACTATGTCGCAGCCCCGGGAACTTCGATGGCAACCCCACACGTCGCTGGAATCTCTGCTCTCATCCTTCAGGCTCACCCCAACTGGACTCCCGACCAGGTCAAAAAGGCACTCATTGAGACTGCTGACATAGTCAAGCCCGATGAAATAGCGGACATCGCCTACGGTGCAGGTAGGGTTAACGCCTACAAGGCTGCGCACTACGACAGCTACGCCAAGCTCACCTTCACCGGCTACGTGGCCGATAAGGGCACCGAGACCCACCAGTTCACTATAAGCGGTGCCTCCTTCGTTACGGCTACGCTCTACTGGGACAACAGCAAGAGCGACCTCGACCTCTACCTCTACGACCCGAACGGCAACGAGGTCGACTACTCCTACACGGCCTACTACGGCTTCGAAAAGGTCGGCTATTACAACCCGACCGACGGGACGTGGACGATAAAGGTCGTCAGCTACAGCGGTTCGGCAAACTACCAGGTTGATGTGGTAAGCGACGGCTCGCTCGGCCAGCCCGGCAGCGGCAACAACGGTGGAAACAACGGTGGAAGTGAACCTGCACCACAGCCCAGCCCGCAGCCGACCGTCGACGAGAAGACCTTCACCGGGACGGTCAGCTACCACGACTACAACGTCCACCAGATGACTGTCAACAGCGGCGCCACCAAGATAACAGGCGACCTCAGCGGGAGCAGCTACGACGACCTTGACCTCTACCTCTACGACCCGAACCAGAACCTCGTCGACAGCTCCGAGAACTACGGCTCAAGCGAGCACGTCGAGTACGCTAACCCAGCTCCAGGAACCTGGTACTTCGTCGTCTACGCCTACGACACCTACTACTGGACGGCAAGCTATCAGCTTGACGTTAAGGTCTACTACGGGTGA